A region of Paenibacillus thiaminolyticus DNA encodes the following proteins:
- a CDS encoding ABC transporter ATP-binding protein codes for MANILFNHVYKRYGKYKEVAVSDFNLSVDDTEFIVLVGPSGCGKSTTLRMLAGLEDVSEGDIYIGDTMVNDIPPKNRDISMVFQNYALYPNMSVYENIAFGLRLRKQPKHEIDLAVKRAARVLEIENFLERKPRELSGGQRQRVALGRAIVRTPQVFLMDEPLSNLDAKLRVQMRSEIISLHKKIEVTTIYVTHDQIEAMTMGDRVVVMNRGVVQQVDTPEMIYNRPVNMFVANFIGNPPMNFIEGRLHHHDGHVEFHSRRFIIRLAPQHESAIRKQRLVDRTVIMGIRPEHISFEAHRMEASSHSIVTGTLQFNEFVGSDRYYHIDIKQERPLVIRASEGLHCDEGTQVSAAINMEKALFFNKDTEMLLTD; via the coding sequence ATGGCCAATATATTGTTCAACCATGTGTACAAACGTTACGGCAAGTACAAAGAGGTTGCTGTAAGCGATTTCAACCTGAGTGTCGACGATACAGAGTTCATCGTGCTGGTCGGGCCGTCCGGGTGCGGGAAGTCGACGACACTTCGCATGCTGGCGGGATTGGAGGACGTGTCGGAGGGCGATATTTACATCGGCGATACGATGGTGAACGACATACCTCCGAAGAATAGGGACATCTCGATGGTGTTCCAGAACTATGCCCTGTATCCCAATATGAGCGTCTATGAAAATATCGCCTTCGGCCTGCGCCTCCGCAAGCAGCCGAAGCATGAAATTGATCTGGCGGTGAAGCGGGCGGCCCGGGTGCTCGAGATCGAGAACTTCCTGGAGCGCAAGCCGCGTGAGCTGTCCGGGGGCCAGCGCCAGCGCGTGGCGCTCGGCCGCGCGATTGTCCGGACGCCGCAGGTGTTCCTGATGGACGAACCGCTGTCCAACCTTGATGCGAAGCTGCGCGTGCAGATGCGTTCCGAGATCATCAGCCTGCACAAAAAGATCGAAGTAACGACCATCTACGTCACTCACGATCAGATTGAGGCGATGACGATGGGAGATCGGGTCGTCGTCATGAATCGGGGTGTGGTGCAGCAGGTCGATACGCCCGAGATGATCTACAACCGTCCGGTCAACATGTTCGTGGCGAACTTCATTGGCAACCCGCCGATGAACTTCATCGAAGGGCGGCTTCATCATCATGACGGGCATGTGGAGTTCCATTCGCGCAGGTTCATTATCCGCCTTGCCCCACAACATGAAAGCGCTATCAGGAAACAGCGGCTGGTCGACCGAACCGTCATCATGGGAATCCGGCCGGAGCATATCAGCTTCGAAGCCCACCGGATGGAGGCATCGTCGCATTCCATTGTGACGGGGACGCTGCAGTTCAATGAGTTCGTCGGCTCGGACCGCTATTACCATATCGACATCAAGCAGGAGCGCCCGCTTGTTATTCGAGCCAGCGAAGGGCTGCACTGTGATGAGGGCACGCAAGTGTCGGCTGCGATCAATATGGAAAAGGCGCTTTTTTTCAATAAAGATACGGAAATGCTCCTTACGGATTGA
- a CDS encoding 2-isopropylmalate synthase, which translates to MRKIYIFDTTLRDGEQSPGVNLNTKEKLEIAYQLERLGVDRIEAGFPAASPGDSAAVGAVAAAVKNATIIGLSRARTKDIDAAYEALKNAQDPCLHLFLASSPIHRKHKLRMEKEQVLETAEAAIRYAKKYFSKVEFSPEDAGRTELDFLCQVTEMAIRAGATVVNIPDTVGYLTPYEYGNIFKTLKENVPGIEKIQLSAHCHDDLGMATANALAAVLNGADQIEGTINGIGERAGNTALEEVALALETRQDFYQAKTSLVLSEIARTSRLVSKLTGMVVPGNKAIVGANAFAHESGIHQDGMLKEKTTYEIISPETIGLKESKLVLGKHSGRHAFREKLIDLGYMLSEEQVNAAFVKFKEVADKKKEVSDEDIRAMIEEKLIDTPEMFKLETVYVEYGNQSVPSAKVRLVTIDGKVLEEEASGNGSVDAIYMAIDKASREDVELTDYSIKSVTHGKDALGEVHVVLTQDGLPALGRGVSTDILEASARAYVDALNRLIEKRKLGGSSRRDKIGLI; encoded by the coding sequence ATGCGTAAAATTTATATTTTTGACACGACGTTAAGAGACGGGGAGCAATCTCCGGGCGTGAACTTGAATACGAAGGAGAAGCTCGAGATCGCCTACCAATTGGAGCGCCTCGGTGTCGACCGCATCGAAGCGGGGTTTCCTGCGGCATCTCCGGGTGATTCGGCCGCCGTGGGAGCTGTCGCCGCCGCAGTGAAGAATGCGACGATCATCGGGCTGTCGCGGGCGCGGACGAAGGACATCGATGCAGCTTACGAAGCCTTGAAGAACGCGCAGGATCCATGCCTCCATCTCTTCCTCGCATCTTCGCCGATCCATCGCAAGCATAAGCTGCGCATGGAGAAGGAGCAGGTGCTGGAGACGGCCGAAGCGGCGATTCGTTACGCGAAGAAATATTTCTCGAAGGTGGAGTTCTCCCCGGAGGACGCCGGGCGGACCGAGCTCGACTTCCTCTGCCAAGTGACCGAGATGGCGATTCGCGCCGGCGCGACGGTCGTCAACATTCCGGATACGGTTGGTTATTTGACGCCGTATGAGTATGGCAACATCTTCAAGACGCTGAAGGAGAATGTTCCGGGCATCGAGAAGATTCAGCTTAGCGCGCATTGCCATGACGATCTCGGGATGGCGACGGCGAATGCGCTTGCGGCGGTGCTGAACGGGGCCGATCAGATTGAAGGCACGATCAACGGCATCGGCGAGCGTGCGGGCAACACGGCTCTGGAAGAGGTGGCCTTGGCGCTGGAGACGCGGCAAGACTTCTATCAGGCGAAGACGTCGCTTGTCCTGAGCGAGATTGCGCGCACGAGCCGCCTGGTCAGCAAGCTGACGGGGATGGTCGTGCCGGGGAACAAGGCGATTGTCGGCGCCAATGCGTTCGCCCATGAATCGGGCATTCACCAGGATGGCATGCTGAAGGAGAAGACGACGTACGAGATTATTTCTCCGGAGACCATCGGTCTCAAGGAGAGCAAGCTCGTGCTCGGCAAGCACTCGGGCCGCCATGCCTTCCGCGAGAAGCTGATCGATCTCGGCTACATGCTCAGCGAAGAGCAGGTCAATGCCGCCTTCGTCAAGTTCAAGGAGGTCGCAGACAAGAAGAAAGAAGTGTCGGATGAAGACATTCGCGCCATGATCGAGGAGAAGCTGATTGACACGCCGGAAATGTTCAAGCTGGAGACCGTCTATGTGGAGTACGGCAACCAATCTGTTCCATCGGCGAAGGTCCGCCTCGTTACGATCGACGGGAAGGTGCTGGAAGAGGAAGCGAGCGGCAACGGCTCCGTCGACGCCATCTATATGGCGATTGACAAGGCGTCACGGGAAGACGTCGAACTTACCGATTATTCCATCAAATCGGTTACGCACGGCAAGGACGCTCTCGGCGAAGTCCATGTCGTCCTGACGCAGGACGGCCTGCCCGCACTGGGACGCGGCGTCAGCACCGATATTCTCGAGGCAAGCGCCCGCGCTTACGTGGATGCGCTCAACCGCCTCATCGAGAAGCGCAAGCTCGGCGGCAGCAGCCGCCGCGACAAGATCGGACTGATCTAG
- a CDS encoding peroxiredoxin has protein sequence MTERSVPFIGERFPEVTVQTTFGELSLPGAFQRRWFILFSHPGDFTPVCTTEFIAFEQLHPEFRKLNTELIGLSVEQVFSHIKWIEWIRQCFGVHITFPIIADGLGTLAKQLGMIHPTLGTRTVRSVYIVDPKGIIRLMLTYPETVGRNIYEILRAVQALQVVDANQAATPANWPNNEIIGNQLILPAARTVQEAAERMKMSQAGQLKCYDWWFCMKQG, from the coding sequence ATGACAGAACGGTCAGTTCCTTTCATTGGGGAACGCTTTCCTGAAGTGACGGTTCAGACTACGTTCGGGGAGTTATCGCTGCCAGGTGCTTTTCAGCGACGATGGTTTATTCTGTTCAGCCATCCCGGGGACTTCACGCCGGTGTGCACGACGGAATTTATTGCTTTTGAACAGCTGCATCCGGAGTTCCGCAAATTAAATACCGAGCTGATCGGCTTGTCGGTGGAGCAAGTATTTTCTCATATCAAATGGATCGAATGGATTCGTCAGTGCTTCGGCGTGCACATTACGTTCCCGATTATCGCGGATGGACTGGGAACCTTAGCGAAGCAATTAGGGATGATTCATCCTACCCTAGGCACACGAACGGTACGCAGTGTATATATTGTCGACCCTAAGGGCATCATCCGGCTGATGCTGACTTACCCTGAGACGGTAGGGCGTAATATTTATGAAATCTTACGGGCCGTGCAAGCCTTGCAAGTCGTGGATGCCAATCAAGCAGCCACACCTGCGAACTGGCCGAATAATGAGATTATCGGCAATCAGTTGATCCTGCCTGCGGCACGAACCGTGCAGGAAGCCGCCGAGCGAATGAAAATGTCACAAGCCGGCCAATTGAAATGTTATGATTGGTGGTTCTGTATGAAGCAGGGATAG
- a CDS encoding NUDIX hydrolase — translation MQGYNVLLIYNKDMDRLLMCKRVKDPYKGLSNLVGGKIERGETGMEAAYRELLEETSISQEHVTLHHLMDFTYYVHDCYVEVYVGKLKCDVVISGDENELYWSDLHQDFFDMTLFAGEGNIGHMIEQVKMSKDKLLADETLQV, via the coding sequence GTGCAAGGATATAACGTTCTTCTCATCTACAATAAAGATATGGACCGATTGCTCATGTGCAAACGAGTAAAAGACCCCTATAAAGGTTTAAGCAATCTGGTGGGCGGCAAAATAGAGCGAGGAGAAACCGGGATGGAAGCTGCCTACAGAGAACTGCTGGAAGAAACAAGCATTTCACAAGAACATGTTACTTTGCATCATCTTATGGATTTTACCTACTATGTACATGATTGCTATGTTGAAGTTTATGTGGGCAAATTGAAGTGTGATGTTGTGATTTCGGGAGATGAGAATGAATTATACTGGTCTGATTTACATCAAGATTTTTTTGACATGACCTTATTTGCAGGTGAGGGGAATATTGGACATATGATTGAACAAGTGAAGATGAGCAAAGATAAATTATTAGCGGATGAAACACTTCAAGTTTAA